A stretch of DNA from Candidatus Eremiobacterota bacterium:
GGCGGCTCGTCATCGGCGGGGAGAGGCACTATGACGATCAAGTTCTTCCTTCCCCGGGAGCTTGTTGAGGTCTGGAACCTGGCGGCCCGAATCTTTCTCAGCCGCCTTACCCTCGCCGAAGGCTCCGACAGCCTCGGACTCCCGGAAGAAAAATTCCTTGCCGCGCTCCTCGCCGACTATCTCAAGACCGAGGGCACCTTGAAAAAAGCGGCCCATCACCACAGAATTCTCAGGCGCGACCGGTTCCGCTGCCAGGCTCCCGGCTGCCGATGCCGCAGGAACCTCCATGTGCATCATATCATCAGGCGCTCCCAGGGCGGCACCGATGACCCCTGGAACCTCATTGTGCTCTGCGAGGCCTGCCATCTTCACCTTCTGCACGGCCTGGGAACCCTCACAGTGAAGGGCAGGGCGCCCTATGATCTCACCTTCACCTTCGGCTCCCCCTCGGAAGGCACGCCCTTCATTGTCTATCAAAGGGGAATGAAACAGCGGGGCCCATGCTTTATCCCCCCGGGAGGCGGCAGGCAGAATGTGCCTGAGGTAATGCCGGGACTGCTTTATCAGCGGTAACCTTCAATCAGGTCACCTC
This window harbors:
- a CDS encoding HNH endonuclease signature motif containing protein, which produces GGSSSAGRGTMTIKFFLPRELVEVWNLAARIFLSRLTLAEGSDSLGLPEEKFLAALLADYLKTEGTLKKAAHHHRILRRDRFRCQAPGCRCRRNLHVHHIIRRSQGGTDDPWNLIVLCEACHLHLLHGLGTLTVKGRAPYDLTFTFGSPSEGTPFIVYQRGMKQRGPCFIPPGGGRQNVPEVMPGLLYQR